The proteins below are encoded in one region of Silene latifolia isolate original U9 population chromosome 2, ASM4854445v1, whole genome shotgun sequence:
- the LOC141631597 gene encoding uncharacterized protein LOC141631597: protein MRLVAHRPASGIGYEVRAGVAETDHLWDCWQDHVVQLSRKSRPVSFSGETEPEYEAWYNGNSHPFIIDPDHHDAPAPQDDFDIPAEIARALVFQFTEAKRIADDKKQLAFFRKMMKNIDPLIERAGDIIRQRGPRQTPGDLVQRRADGVYTDSDEEDDK from the exons ATGAGATTGGTAGCGCATCGTCCTGCTTCGGGGATAGGGTACGAGGTTAGGGCTGGGGTTGCGGAGACTGATCATCTTTGGGATTGCTGGCAGGATCACGTGGTTCAGCTTTCTCGTAAATCGAGACCAGTTAGTTTCTCGGGTGAGACGGAGCCAGAGTATGAGGCTTGGTATAATGGGAATTCTCACCCGTTCATCATTGATCCCGACCACCATGATGCCCCCGCGCCACAGGATGATTTTGATATTCCTGCTGAG ATTGCACGTGCTTTAGTGTTTCAGTTTACCGAGGCCAAAAGAATTGCCGATGACAAGAAACAGCTTGCCTTCTTCCGCAAGATGATGAAGAACATCGACCCATTGATTGAGAGGGCTGGGGATATCATACGTCAGCGAGGACCTCGTCAAACACCCGGTGATCTTGTTCAGCGTAGAGCAGATGGTGTGTACACTGATAGCGATGAAGAGGATGATAAGTAG